From the genome of Candidatus Electrothrix communis, one region includes:
- a CDS encoding DegQ family serine endoprotease, with protein sequence MKQKHVIPRLSMMVVFALYFFLLAAQTGAANLENDIAMLDRSAKAFSSVVRKAGPAVVYIGVEKTNKSFDGRGQLDMFNDPFFEHFFGKKFDRFRQEPSPFKQHGAGSGFIISEDGLILTNNHVVDNADTIRVRLSDKREFTASVVGTDPQSDVALIKINGKKLPTLALGDSGKLEVGEWVIAIGSPFELSQTVTVGVVSAKGRSRMGISDYENFIQTDAAINPGNSGGPLLNIHGKVVGINTAIFSRNGGSMGIGFAIPINMAKSVEEQLRSSGKVTRGWLGLAIQDMNEDLAQSFGVNKADGILIAEVTKGSPAKKAGIQQGDILLSLNGDKVLDVTDLRNRIAMTTPGSKVTLQVFREGRKKEIRVIIAEQPADFSRATRMRLRKNNSSLLDNMGLTLQELTPELAKQFGYDEEQGILITQVAPDSPADSVGVQAGQLIEEVNRVRVHSVADLKKAVKKGKDPNQLLLRIRAGEYSKYVVLRLKK encoded by the coding sequence ATGAAACAGAAACATGTTATTCCACGATTGAGCATGATGGTGGTTTTTGCGCTCTATTTTTTCCTGCTAGCAGCGCAGACAGGAGCAGCAAATCTAGAAAATGATATTGCAATGCTGGATCGTTCCGCCAAGGCCTTTAGTTCTGTTGTCCGAAAAGCTGGTCCTGCTGTTGTCTATATCGGGGTGGAAAAAACAAACAAGAGCTTTGACGGACGTGGCCAGTTGGACATGTTCAATGACCCCTTTTTCGAGCATTTTTTCGGGAAAAAATTTGATCGCTTTCGCCAGGAACCAAGCCCGTTCAAGCAGCACGGAGCCGGCTCTGGCTTTATCATCTCCGAGGATGGCTTGATCTTAACGAATAATCATGTCGTTGATAACGCTGACACCATAAGAGTCAGGCTGTCTGACAAACGGGAATTCACAGCGTCAGTCGTAGGAACAGACCCTCAATCCGACGTCGCCCTTATTAAAATCAACGGAAAAAAGTTACCAACCCTGGCCTTGGGAGATTCAGGCAAGTTGGAAGTCGGCGAATGGGTGATAGCCATTGGCAGTCCCTTTGAACTGAGCCAAACAGTCACGGTCGGCGTGGTTTCAGCCAAGGGACGGTCCAGAATGGGGATCAGTGATTATGAAAATTTTATCCAGACAGATGCCGCTATTAATCCGGGGAATTCAGGTGGTCCGCTGCTCAATATTCACGGCAAGGTGGTGGGGATAAATACGGCTATCTTCTCTCGCAACGGCGGTTCCATGGGAATCGGATTTGCCATCCCTATTAACATGGCCAAGTCTGTTGAAGAACAATTGCGCAGCAGCGGGAAAGTGACGCGCGGCTGGCTTGGCCTAGCCATTCAGGACATGAACGAAGATCTTGCCCAATCCTTTGGGGTAAACAAGGCGGACGGCATTCTGATTGCCGAGGTAACCAAGGGATCACCAGCAAAAAAAGCCGGTATCCAACAGGGCGATATCCTCCTGTCCCTTAATGGCGACAAGGTGCTTGATGTAACGGACCTACGTAATCGCATCGCCATGACCACTCCTGGCAGCAAGGTGACCCTGCAAGTTTTCAGGGAGGGCAGAAAAAAAGAAATACGCGTTATCATCGCTGAGCAACCGGCTGATTTCAGCCGGGCCACCAGAATGCGCCTAAGAAAAAACAACAGCTCTCTCCTCGACAACATGGGCCTGACCCTTCAGGAGCTGACTCCTGAGCTTGCCAAACAATTTGGTTATGATGAAGAGCAAGGCATCCTTATCACCCAGGTTGCCCCAGATAGCCCTGCTGACAGCGTGGGCGTTCAGGCGGGACAGCTCATCGAAGAGGTGAACAGGGTACGGGTTCATAGCGTTGCCGACCTGAAAAAAGCAGTCAAAAAAGGGAAGGATCCGAATCAGCTCCTCCTGCGAATTCGCGCTGGTGAGTACAGCAAATACGTGGTGCTGCGGCTCAAAAAATAG